taaacgtagttttaattattataactttcatcaactaatatgtAACACAAagaaagatatttacggtcaaagtcgaaagaaaaagacttgaccagtcaaaattggacaattaaaatgggacggagtactacttatctttttattatcttttggaaaatgtttaacgtgcataaaaagattgtatttttccatatcaaaagctcaCTCCTGAATCATATGATAAGTGTACAATTATTTAGTGCACCTTAATGAAAGTCTTTAAGGCTTCGTTTGGCAAAACTCTTTATCTTTTTATTCTATCATAAAAAACTTGTGGAtttagtattaataataatctttccAATATTGATCAATATGTTCGATAACTTGTTATCATTTCTTCCTTTGCATAAGTTCCAACAAGATATCATGATGATGTTGTGAACAGTTTTGTTTTGCCCTCTGTCTAGCCCTACACGGCTGTGTATATTGACAAatctttgaaataaaatataaaacagaCTAGCATTGCACCACACGCTTATATGATCTCATATTTTCATGACAACTTCACACAGCCCAATAAGATGATTAGTTGATTCGGGAAAAATTTAGAGAGtttcttttgatatgaaaaatacaaattttttttatatccatTAACTACAGATCTGAAGACTACATTTGACcttctttaatttttatataattattattaggttGACCCCACCAAGCATTAATAACACACCAACTACTACAATTTGTAGTTCAAATCTTGTTCCCGCTTTGTAAGCACAGTTCCCAAATTAATACAGGAGTTACCGTTATTTAGCAACCAAAACTACAAACACATAAATACAACAAGGTTCTCAATTAAAAACTCACTTCCCAAGTATCGTGTCCCAACAACACTTtcgtttcaaattcaaatttctTCTTTGTCTATCCCATCTTActatttatatacttatatatgtcATCAACCACCAATCTACTTGTTTAAATATTTTCTTCTGTATTTActcttcaactttctttttaaGATGTCGAATTCAAAAAAGGATACGATACCCCGTCAAGCTTCGTACAATGCCCTCTATGACAACCCGCTTACCGAGCTTAATCCCAATCGCAGCTCCAACCGTCGTGTTTTGGGGGAAAATAATAATGGTCAAGATGTTGTCAACAAGTTATCTGATGATAAGGAGAATTCGGATAACAAAAAGAGTGAAGATAAGGAAAATGTGGATTGTAATGTACTTGGGTCTGAACAAGCACCAATGGCGAAGTCGTGTTTAAAAGATAAGGCTTGGAAGCCGTCTTCGTTGCAGCTGTGTATGCAGTTGAATGACCTGAATCCAAAAGTGGGTTTGGATTGTTATGAACCTGTTAATTCGAGCAAAAACAATTCGGGGAATATTTGGGATCATTCGGATTCCGAAGCTGCACCGGCTTCCTCATGGTCTACCCTTCCTAACAGGTTCGTCTTTTTATTTCCCTTATTTGTGTATGCTAGCTTAGTATTAAGTGCATATGAATCaaatgtgtttgttttcttCAGGTCTTTATTGTGCAGACCTTTGCCGGTGGACATCGGAAGGTGTACTTGTATTATTGTGAAGGAAAAAGCAAAAGACGGGCTAACCGGGGGAAGTGTCTACACTCTCTACACCAATGTAATGTAACTTGAAAGTCAACTCCCTTTATCAAACCTGTCCTTCCTTGAAACTAGTTGAAACAAAAAAGTCACAATTAACAAGTCTATTATTCATCAAATTTGAATTTAAGTTCATAAATATGTTCTGACCCATTTGGCCATTTCCCATTTGAGCAAGTTTTATTTGACatgtttgagataaaacacaTTCCATATTGACCCATTCTTAGGCTGAAACTGCCACCTTTAGTCTCTAGTGTTATCTATTTGAGTCTGCATTTAGACCTTCATGGCTGTGATTCCTTATTGGAATGAATTGAGAAAAGTCTAATTTCCACCAGAAGGAAAGTCTTTTTTTTCTCATGAAATGATTTGTATTACATGCAAATTAACAAAGGGTGCCAATGAGCGACTGCCAAATCTATAGGCTACGACATTTAGATGTTTTATGTGATGATTAGATGTAACAACCTGCTTTCTATATGGTAATTTAGTACCTCCATCCCAATTTAATTGTCCTAGTTTGACTTCCCGAGTCTTTCTTttgcaactttgaccgtaagtatttttgtttgtgttacatAATACTTGATAAGAATTATATCAATGTAAAATACGTTTAAAactcaattcattcatatattataCATCAAGTATCATCAAACACAAACGAAAATATAAACGGTCAAAGTTAAACAAGAAAGACCAAAAGTGTCAAACTAGAACATCTAAATTGTAGTCTAATGTAACAAACATCTATGTTATTCTTTTATAATGCTATCATGTTGATCTTTTGTGTTCATTATATACTTGGCCATACCTTGAAATTTTATAGGAAGGTCAAGGAAGGCAAAATCGGAAACTTGCAGTGGCTTATCATAGACGTCATAGCGGAAGATCTGAGTTCATAGTTGCTCAAAATACAAAAGGCATTTTATGTTGTGCAGATGACAGTTATGTAGGGAGTGTAACTTGTAATCTCATGGGTTCCAAGTACCATATATGGGATCAGGTCCATAGCCTAAACTTCTCTTTAGTCAGATATAGTTTTATGGGACTCACCTAGAGGTTGCTAAAAGGGTAGGTCAGATAAAAGACCGGTATAAAAGCATAACTTTTGTTCCAACAACTTTATAATTGCGAATAAACAGTGCATTGAGCTTTTCTATAAAAAAGTACATTATCTTAGCCATAATCTAAATTTTGAATAAAACAAtacactaaaaatataatttggaCCCTTTTGAACGTTGATAAGCAAATACACCTATTTAATCACCTCTTGAAATTTAATGTACTTAATGAACTGTTCTTATAGTTCATTTTGATTCCAGGGACGACGGCTTAATCCAATGACGAAACAGTCCAAGCTTCTAGCATTAGTAACGTAAGCACCATCTCTGATTGCTTGCCCAAACCATGTTGCTTTTATTATCCAAATTTCCAACTCAATTACTGATATTCTCCCTTTCCATTTCCGGAAATAGATTTGTGCCAACAATAGCAACTTGGACAGGAAGTTACAGGAGCATGAAGGTCTGGCTTCCGAAACACCAGTCTATGCAATTGAAGAATACAGCTCAGGTTAGTAGGTTACACCACTTTAAACATATCATAATGTAGCATATATTATACGGAGTACTATATATTTAATATccttaaaaggaaaatgataaaatcCTCCTACaagattagcctaaaaatcttcctaaatcataagaaggtgacatatggtatccactaattctctttcctattGTTATTCCCTGATTCTTCTTAAAACTTAAGATACATACTTTTGGTCCAGGCACAACACATAAATGGACTACCTAATGATTGGGAAGAAAGAATGGACAGAGTACATCAGTTGTTCTCAAAAGTTCCACACTACAACAATGTaagtttttgtataaaaatttgaataaattttaagaatgtGACATTTCTTGTCTAAAAGATCTGTTTTGGTCCAGACTTCAAAGCAATATGAGTTGGATTTCagaaaaagggggaaaaccGGTCTTAAAATACAGAGTTCAGCCAAGAATTTCCAGTTGACCATGGAGGTAAACTTGACATAGCTGGTGAAAGCCTTGGTCTTTTAACTTAACATGTGGATAACATGACTATTTAGAAGGTGACCTCCTTATGCCAAAATGTGCATGTTGGTCGGATTGGGTAACTTCAAAACAACTTCAGGTTGAAACAAGTCGTTTTTGGTACAATCAAATGTGTGAAACCGACTTAAATGTGAATTGCAAACATCTTTATCCAACATTTTTAATGGGTGAAATCAACTTAAAGTTTGGCAAACTCGATTTTCAGGAAAAGTTGAACATGTCTCAAACTACACGATTAGGCGGCAGAATGAAAAAGGAGTATTTGGCCACTTTCAACCCATTAAACAATATGATACTAAATTTTTCTTGCTTCCAACTTAAGGCCATAAAATGGAAGAACATTATTGAACCaaacatataacataaaatttgttaaattctATGCTAGTAAGATGAGGTGTGTCATTTGTTCTTATCCAAATGTTGATCCTCAACCTTTTTATCTGTTAGAAAAATGGAAAGCAAACTATTTTGCAGCTTGGTAGAGTCGGGAAGACCAAGTATGTGATGGACTACAGGTAAACGCAGCAACATTATTCATAATCTAAAATTCAACTCGCTTGTGAGTTTTAACACATAATGTTCGTTTTACAGATATCCACTAACGGGTTACCAAGCATTCAGTATATGTTTGGCTTCCATTGATTCAAAGCTTTGCTGCACAATGTGATCATGGCTTAAACAAGTACTTGATATTGCTATGAAATTGATCAAACTTCTAGTTATGAATCTCTATATATCATTTCTCATGATGTACctcattttcaaaaagtttCTAGAGGCAATGAATTATGCATCTATGTGAATGTATTATTGTGATGCTAGAGGCAAAAAGTTACTTGCTTTGCTCGCTTAAAATTACTTATTTTGGAGCACATATTTCTAATTTGATGGGCTTTCTTCCAATTGGCATTTATGTATGCAGCTGAGCTGACTAATTCAAAGTTTGGTTTCTAAATGAATTAATGAAACTGTCAATTCATATTGCAACTGCTAGCTGCTAGCCGTCGCCAAATGTGTAGCTTTAATGGGCTTGACACCATTAAGATTTTGATTCGCTGTTATttggcaaattttaaaattttaattgcTGCTCAAGCCTTAAGCTTCTTTAACAGTCAAAATACAATCACAGAACAGCAAATACCataaaaatcacaaaatatttatatttgttattgaaCTGCAAAAAGTTAACAGTcaatacaatatatttatattgtaatGTTATAGAtggttaaaatatttatatcatgCAGTAATTGTTGTAGACGGTTAAGATTTGTTATAGctatatcacttccctttaatGGACTTTTGACGTATAAAGAAAGTTTTATGaataattgtttattttgatttttttaatggtCGAACCAACAAGGCCATAGCCTCTTGTTTAATAAGTCATTTTTGAATATTGTTTTGACCCGAATGCCATTTGATTAGAAGTTATTTTGTATTTAACGAGTAATATTTGcggtatatatatgtttcctaCTTTTTTTTggcattttaatttttcatttcgAACAAGCACACtaattacaaagataaaaaCCACTTTCTAAGTATAGATTaggatttttctttttcttcaatgTTCAAAATCACACTATCGAGTCTTGATTAATAATACAACGAAATAAGAGTACAGTGTATTTTTTTAGACTTCCTTAATAAACAATGTAACATgaaaaaaacaatcaaataaaGAAGGCTTTAAATGCCCATAACGTTTTTATTGGTTTTCTCCCATTTTTCCAGAATAAACAAGAAGAGATATATAGAACTAAATGAATGTCTACTTCTCATAAGATATCTACAGTTACAAATGATTTTTaaccaaagaaagaaaaaatgaatataGTTATCATCTAGTAAAGCCATGCATCAGATAAAACAGTAACAAAAAACTAAGATCATTGTTGCTGGTCAACAACGTCCGAAGCCTCTCAGATCACAATCACCATTCAGCTCGCTTGATCTTCCGGAGGAGTTTGGGATTGCATTTAGAGTACAACGTTTTAAAGAAGCAAGTATCAGCTTGCTTATTGAAAATTGCATCTCTCcgtcattttttgatttttggaatACTTTCTTCTTTTACTATTTGTGTCTAACGTGATAATATAATCTCTTCCAAAACGCAATCCCAAACAACATGGTTATGCGTCTAGCTCACATTGAAACATAGGCGAGGCAAATGAATTCAGATCAGCGAAAATATTATCTTCGCCTTCAGCATAGCTACTCGATTCATGACAGTCGAAATACGTTTGTATATCGGCAGGAAAGCTGCGTCGTGGCAAGTCAGACTCTGGCGGTGTCGATGGTGAGTCGGCTGCCGACGTCCTTTCCAGCATTTCCTTAAACTTTGTTGATTGAAACAGTAACCCTAAGGCTGAGGTAGCAGTGGTACCACCACTTGGTGGAGGAGCTACGGTGGTAGTTGTATCGCCAGAGCTTGAACTTTCCGGTTGGTTGCTGTTGTAAAATGTTAACCCTGGATCTTGACTACTGGGGTTAGGTTCAAAGTTAGTTTCAATACCGTTTGGGTCTTTGGGATCTGATTTGTTAGGTCTTAACCACTTGATATAACGGCTGAGGTCAAAATTTGTAACAGCGTTAAGTCCACGGTATTCTATTGCTGCCATGTCATATGCGGTTGCTGCTTCTTCTTGAGTAGCTGTTTATTGATATCACAAAGTTCAGGGGCATATCAGAAATTTATTAAACGAGAACATATGCACATACATATGTCTCAAAGACTCGTCTCCCCACATAGATTGAACATGAAAAACCTCCTTTGTTTACCCAATGAGattacacaaaatatatattaaaaacgtaaAAGAAAGATTGATATGTTGTTTCAGTACTTAGAAAGTTGATTAAAAGATTTTTAGAacccatttacctttttttttaagtataagacctaaaattaaagaaatagcTTTACGATTGTTTATCGATCCATGGAAGAAAAGAGATGCATTAACAGGACCAACAGGCCATCGGTACCTTTTTTCCCTCATATGGGTGGTGTCATTGTTTGACTTTAAAGTTCTAATTATTACGGAGTACttaacaaaatctaaattatAACTTAACTTTATTGTCAATCTCTTTTTAAATAATTAGTCACATGCATGATACTTAATGCCTAAATAACTGCTTGTGTCAGTGTGTCACAAAAAAACTAGATATATTCTCTATCAATTTGTAAGCTAAAAATGATTGAATTTGGATAGAAAAAGGACAAATGAAGTGTAGGTGAGGTGGTGTATGTGTGTATGATATTTGTCTAAAGTGGGGAGGCAGATGTAGGAATGAAAAGAAGAGATTTTGGTTGAACAATAAAATGTGTTGGTATTGAATTCAAAATTATGGGCATGAAATATTTGGTGGAAGGTTGGGACCAATGACTTGACAAATTTATGTCAAACCCCAGCTTTCAATTTTCTTAATGTCGCTAACTTAGCAGTTGAAAGTTGGTCATCTATTATACCAACTGCAtcttcttttcatttctttacctTATTAATCTAGTAATGTTTTCCCAAGCAAATttaccgtatatatatatactataaatcCCGAGAAGGTGCAATAGTTTAATATTAACTTATTGTattctcaaaagtcaaaacacaaTAGATCTTGTAAATTATTCAGATAAAGTTGGGCAGAAGAAATGGTTCATCAAACTTAATATGCTATTTCATACATCTTCTAATCCAGATACTGAAAAACATAAAGCTAAATTGGTTTAGTTTCGATTTTTAGCAACTTTTAACCGAACCAAGACAAGTATAGTCCCAGTCTTTGTTGGCATACTCATATCCAAAAAACAAGACACCTTTCATTtgatatgtattaattaatttaaggtcctttttttatattcaaGCAGTCGATTTCTTTTGATGGAGATGTTTACAGGTAATCACAAACAGAATGCTTCGGACTTTCATTGTTATAGTTGTAAAACTATACTTAATGTTGTTTATGGATTGTATAGTTTTCACTTATACGTAATCAACAATTAATTGGATTAAATTAAGATATGAAACATAAGGACGTAAATTAGGATAGAAAATTACCGTATGTCCCAAGATATAAATACTTGTTACCAAAAACACGACCTATACGAGCCTCCCATCTGCCATTATGATGGTGCCTACACATTAAAAGAACCACAATTAAGTGATTACTAGTTTGTCCACAACACTAGATAGTCCCACGACGTACTATTCTAATAATAAAGCTCAAAAATAGTACTGCTATCGTTGCAAAAATACCTGGCTACGCCTCTGTATTTAGATACTCCACGTGAAAAACCGCTACTTTTTCTATTATAAAGAATATATTTACAACAATCAGAACGACTACCATAAACTAAACACcaagttttattaaaaagaaataaggTTTGAGTATTACCTTCTTAAGGATCCGATATACTCCTCTTTTGACAAACTCTCCATTTCTCTAACCTCCTCTTCATATGTGTCAAGCTGCAATGTGAATTATTAATAACAACTAACTTACCTATTGGTTCAGGTAGGAAGAGTTTTTAACGTGACAAGTTCCGAAAGGATAATGCACCTGACACTTTGATGCAACATCAAATAGTAAAGTCAGGTGCATCATACTTGTTTCACATTCCACGTTAAGAACTCTTCCTACCAAAATATAGTGATAAATAGTAAAttcaaataatttatataaataaataaaatttttatagtgtgtacatatatgtatatagtgtAGGAAAAGGTTAAAAAAGATTACAGGGAAATTGAGAATGGTATCTTGTCCCCAATACTTCAATGCAGCCAAGTCATACGCATGTGCAGCGGCTTTTTCATCATCGTAGGCCCCTAAATATCACACCACACCACCATTTTGGATAAGTTCCATCTCCATCTCACTTTTTTGTATACACTACTCACTACTTTTGAATTCAAATCAAATCCCTTTTTTTCCCACtttgtatattattataataattataacatcattattcattcgtatatctcaataattaaaagagatatacatcaagtatatatatattttatttattattgattgaTGACAATGCAAAATAAGCTTACCTAGATACACTGTAGCATTCACCACCAATTTTTCCAAAtacacaaaaaaacaaacaaaaacatatcaattagtaattactaattaatcataataatagtaaaataaatattcattcattaataaataataaataaataaataaaaataaaaaaccttggcgtccttttttattttgtgattCATTCCAACAATTCTTATCCCACAAATGAGCTTCATATCGACCAGTCCATCTATGCCTTGACATTCATTCATTTCCAAATAAATAcggagtgtatatatatatatatagagagagagagagggggggggggaggaTACCTGGTGACGCCTCTATAAATAGAGCTGCGTTGAGGAGGCGAATCACGTTGAACAGTTTTACGAGTTCTTTTGGtggtttttttgttgttgttaataACAGCTGTTTTAGTAGTAGTGGTGGTGTTGGTacttgatgatgaagaagaagaatcaaTTTTCTTTTGAGAGATCTTCGCCATTATTCCTAAATGAGGAAATGAAAGCGAAATGCAGAGATGATGTcaatttgttaagaaaaaataaaaatggaccTAAGTAGTAGTAGTCGTCGTCATCCAATGAAATGAAACGAAAATAGTCAGATATAAAAAGAAAGCCAAATGGATGTGAgattacaataataaaataatactcgtactatatatatagtgtgtgtatatatatatgatagaaaagAAAAGGGTAAAACAGAGAGTGTGAGTGGGTGGAAAAATGGAAGAGTGAAAGGCCGGCAGAgtcagagagagagagagagattatTGGAGAAAAGAAAGGGGTTTTTGTTAGTTGAGAAAGCCGTC
The Erigeron canadensis isolate Cc75 chromosome 2, C_canadensis_v1, whole genome shotgun sequence DNA segment above includes these coding regions:
- the LOC122589601 gene encoding tubby-like protein 8 → MSNSKKDTIPRQASYNALYDNPLTELNPNRSSNRRVLGENNNGQDVVNKLSDDKENSDNKKSEDKENVDCNVLGSEQAPMAKSCLKDKAWKPSSLQLCMQLNDLNPKVGLDCYEPVNSSKNNSGNIWDHSDSEAAPASSWSTLPNRSLLCRPLPVDIGRCTCIIVKEKAKDGLTGGSVYTLYTNEGQGRQNRKLAVAYHRRHSGRSEFIVAQNTKGILCCADDSYVGSVTCNLMGSKYHIWDQGRRLNPMTKQSKLLALVTFVPTIATWTGSYRSMKVWLPKHQSMQLKNTAQAQHINGLPNDWEERMDRVHQLFSKVPHYNNTSKQYELDFRKRGKTGLKIQSSAKNFQLTMEKNGKQTILQLGRVGKTKYVMDYRYPLTGYQAFSICLASIDSKLCCTM
- the LOC122589510 gene encoding AP2-like ethylene-responsive transcription factor At1g79700; translation: MAKISQKKIDSSSSSSSTNTTTTTKTAVINNNKKTTKRTRKTVQRDSPPQRSSIYRGVTRHRWTGRYEAHLWDKNCWNESQNKKGRQVYLGAYDDEKAAAHAYDLAALKYWGQDTILNFPLDTYEEEVREMESLSKEEYIGSLRRKSSGFSRGVSKYRGVARHHHNGRWEARIGRVFGNKYLYLGTYATQEEAATAYDMAAIEYRGLNAVTNFDLSRYIKWLRPNKSDPKDPNGIETNFEPNPSSQDPGLTFYNSNQPESSSSGDTTTTVAPPPSGGTTATSALGLLFQSTKFKEMLERTSAADSPSTPPESDLPRRSFPADIQTYFDCHESSSYAEGEDNIFADLNSFASPMFQCELDA